Within Vibrio campbellii CAIM 519 = NBRC 15631 = ATCC 25920, the genomic segment CAATGGTGGCGGCAGTAATGGCGTTCTCATTCGGCATTACCAACAGTGTTGCTCACGGCGGTCCAGTTGTCGCTCTACTTGGCGCAATGAACCACCCAGTACTTGCTCTGATTTGTATGGCAGCTGGCGCAGTAGTTACTGCAGTAACGTGTGTAACTCTGAAGAAAGTTCGCAAAGCAAAAATAATGCAAGCAGCCGCTTAATTTCCCCTCCCCCCGAATGGCTCCTATGGCTTGGGCAATGTCGCCCAAGCCATGATTTTCTCTCATGGTGACACTCTATGTCTGATTTAACGATGTCCGATACACAAACGATTCAAACTCAAGCAGCGCATCCGATGTTTTTCCTGATGAACAACGTAATTCAAAACTACGCTTGGGGCAGTACTACTTCTGTTAACCAACTGTTTGGCATTGAAAACCCAACGGGCGAACCACAAGCAGAAGTATGGATGGGCGCGCATCCAAACGGTTGCTCATTGGTGATGGTAAACGGTGAGGAGACCAAACTGTCTTCACTGATTGCTCAAGACATGAATGCCTTTCTGAGTGAACAAGTCGCAAACCGTTTTGGTGAACTTCCATACCTGTTTAAAGTGCTTGCCGCTGAGAAAGCACTGTCGATTCAGGTTCACCCAAACAAACAGCAAGCAGAATTAGGCTTTGCTCTGGAAGAAAAACAAGGCATTCCCCTAACCGCTGCAAACCGTAACTACAAAGATCCAAACCACAAACCTGAGTTGGTTTACGCGCTAACCGAATACCAAGCGATGAATGGCTTCCGTCCAACAAGTGAAATCATCAGCTTCTTCTCTGAACTGGCGATTCCTGAGCTACAAGGCTTAGTGGATGATCTAATCACAAACCAAACGCCAACGGGCTTAGCAACCTTCTTCTCGGGTCTACTGTCACTAGAGGGCGAACAGAAA encodes:
- the manA gene encoding mannose-6-phosphate isomerase, class I, with the translated sequence MSDTQTIQTQAAHPMFFLMNNVIQNYAWGSTTSVNQLFGIENPTGEPQAEVWMGAHPNGCSLVMVNGEETKLSSLIAQDMNAFLSEQVANRFGELPYLFKVLAAEKALSIQVHPNKQQAELGFALEEKQGIPLTAANRNYKDPNHKPELVYALTEYQAMNGFRPTSEIISFFSELAIPELQGLVDDLITNQTPTGLATFFSGLLSLEGEQKEMALTVLLAQVRITDLPLFNLILELEKQYPGDIGLFAPLMLNVITLQPGDAMFLDAETPHAYLKGTGLEIMANSDNVLRAGLTPKYMDVKELVACTRFNEKPFDSLLLAPNEIDDMLEYPIPVDDFKFAIVKQVHQRTLEVQTAEILMPLDTKLVITHANGETCVVEKGQSVFIPAYAKQVTLDCEGLVARAYS